In Carassius carassius chromosome 5, fCarCar2.1, whole genome shotgun sequence, one genomic interval encodes:
- the LOC132140899 gene encoding zinc finger BED domain-containing protein 4-like isoform X1 encodes MANMKQEELEISPKTQARYCSVAWKYYIKNESNATVHCRLCKTDYKFSSNTANMIKHLRVKHRLNIPTVANSGERLCTEEPNEDSMDMDLPPQRHPGSHNGQILRRRMQRFLPFSDRRTSKVWNHYTQLSLYRVECNHCKRQLSFHNSTTSMREHLGRKHSIREGAVPPHNTAGIPTPAALHSHIQTSLHGNRCNTTGNAPFQPVLPVTVKEEQEEILAADMVETNPARTTYAPDCAAGSGASSSNAIVHQETDLGCLMYNFPAGEMSSTAGGSSIRSGTRACSNKRAEVLTDLILEMVFRDLQPLSVVEERGFKLLLSCLEPNYPVPSPSLLGSLLWHRYHNLKQCLQQHLQTSLASHCLTLCTEYWRSVDVCGVDGDGQYYLTVSAHFVDSHWRLARCVLETRPVAEFKGNPSEKGQASFADTLRAVLSEFQLPENFVFCVVHDTPSGSESRGQDNMAIDQEYQQEFAGPSHPPPGNLPEGWTPLLCAGQALKLCVQEGLCVETVRQALSDARAIVLHFQHDVNASTALSQKAEAVNKQSACLVLNDPGRWTTAIEMCESLLDLKWVISSVLEEQKVATNLADHQWRLVHELVPVLKTVRIAASFLSEDINGPISALMPCLQGVSRLLGKKIAECTCPVVRGVMERIRAGMDKRWSLSDEDALLDCSAVLSSFLDPRFKELRFLSPHARSKLHDKVKELLSVQAFTSNEGMNGERRQSMVMEEPVDEHGEPADFGLDDPLPIPAMASLDSPESVGSAEEGDIIELQPSEPFVAVSSPEQVNENTLEVGSPFKNASDRKRRSSGTSMTSPLRGDLHLTPRIRMSPLPQSMYDILLGEDPTERMPEIHQQLENYIAEPLCRRSLSPLQWWRNKEHRFPAVARLARKYLSIPATSVSANRAFAPRESPVTQRRATLGSKHLDHILFLHQNTDYVDLLKGGSSARENEQWNSVSGNQSRESIYQTLVSYESKVRVSEEES; translated from the coding sequence ACATGGATCTCCCACCTCAAAGGCATCCTGGAAGTCACAACGGTCAAATTCTTCGTCGGAGAATGCAACGTTTTTTACCATTTTCTGATCGGCGCACATCAAAAGTGTGGAACCACTACACACAGTTAAGTCTGTATCGTGTTGAGTGCAACCACTGTAAAAGGCAGCTTTCCTTTCACAACAGCACTACTTCCATGAGAGAACACTTGGGACGCAAACACAGTATTCGGGAAGGAGCCGTTCCCCCTCACAACACAGCAGGCATTCCCACTCCTGCAGCATTGCATTCTCACATTCAGACCTCTTTACATGGTAACAGATGTAACACCACAGGCAATGCTCCATTTCAACCAGTGCTACCTGTTACTGTCAAGGAGGAGCAGGAAGAAATACTGGCAGCTGATATGGTGGAGACCAATCCTGCCCGGACAACATATGCCCCTGATTGTGCAGCAGGAAGTGGTGCTTCCAGTTCAAATGCCATTGTACACCAAGAAACAGATTTGGGCTGCCTAATGTATAATTTTCCTGCAGGGGAGATGAGCAGCACTGCTGGAGGCAGCAGCATCCGCAGTGGCACAAGGGCCTGCAGCAACAAGCGAGCAGAGGTATTGACCGATCTTATCTTGGAAATGGTCTTCAGAGACCTTCAGCCATTGTCTGTGGTGGAAGAAAGGGGGTTCAAGCTCTTACTGAGTTGCCTAGAGCCTAACTACCCTGTGCCTTCTCCATCTCTGCTTGGAAGTCTACTTTGGCATCGCTACCACAACCTCAAGCAATGCCTTCAGCAGCATCTACAGACAAGTCTCGCTTCTCACTGTCTGACCCTCTGCACTGAATACTGGCGATCTGTAGATGTGTGTGGGGTTGATGGGGATGGTCAGTACTACCTTACAGTCAGTGCTCATTTTGTCGACTCTCACTGGCGCCTGGCTCGTTGTGTGCTCGAGACCCGACCGGTAGCAGAATTTAAAGGAAACCCTTCTGAGAAAGGGCAAGCGAGCTTTGCGGACACCTTGAGAGCAGTCCTCTCTGAGTTCCAGCTTCCAGAAAACTTTGTTTTCTGTGTCGTGCATGACACCCCCAGTGGATCTGAGTCCAGAGGGCAGGACAATATGGCCATTGATCAGGAATATCAGCAAGAATTTGCTGGACCCAGCCATCCTCCTCCGGGCAATCTTCCAGAGGGATGGACACCACTGCTTTGTGCAGGACAAGCCCTGAAACTCTGTGTCCAGGAAGGACTTTGTGTGGAGACTGTCAGACAAGCTCTGTCAGATGCTCGTGCCATCGTCCTACATTTCCAGCACGATGTGAATGCTTCTACAGCACTGAGCCAGAAAGCAGAGGCTGTTAATAAACAGTCCGCATGCCTGGTCTTGAATGATCCAGGGCGCTGGACCACAGCCATTGAGATGTGCGAAAGTCTGCTGGACCTCAAGTGGGTAATAAGCTCTGTCCTAGAGGAGCAAAAAGTAGCAACAAATCTGGCAGATCACCAGTGGCGTCTTGTACATGAACTGGTTCCCGTGCTCAAAACAGTTCGCATTGCAGCATCGTTTTTGAGTGAGGACATCAATGGACCCATTTCAGCCCTAATGCCGTGCCTGCAAGGAGTTTCTCGGCTCCTGGGAAAGAAAATTGCAGAGTGCACCTGTCCAGTGGTTAGGGGAGTTATGGAGAGAATTCGTGCTGGTATGGACAAACGTTGGAGTCTGAGTGATGAAGATGCTCTTTTGGACTGCTCTGCTGTATTGTCCTCATTTCTGGACCCACGTTTTAAAGAGTTGCGGTTTCTCAGCCCACATGCTCGCAGCAAGTTGCATGACAAAGTGAAAGAGCTGCTATCTGTTCAGGCTTTCACAAGTAACGAAGGAATGAATGGAGAGAGGAGACAAAGTATGGTAATGGAAGAGCCTGTGGATGAACATGGAGAACCTGCAGATTTTGGATTGGATGATCCTTTGCCAATTCCTGCAATGGCTTCTTTAGATTCTCCAGAATCAGTTGGATCGGCAGAGGAAGGTGACATCATTGAGCTGCAACCGAGCGAGCCCTTTGTTGCTGTATCATCTCCAGAACAGGTCAATGAAAACACGCTTGAGGTTGGATCACCTTTCAAGAATGCCAGTGACCGTAAAAGACGTTCTAGCGGGACCAGTATGACCTCGCCACTGAGAGGGGATTTACATCTCACGCCTCGTATACGGATGAGTCCTCTTCCGCAGAGTATGTACGATATTCTTCTGGGCGAGGATCCTACTGAGCGAATGCCAGAGATTCACCAGCAGCTGGAGAATTACATAGCAGAGCCACTTTGCCGACGAAGTCTCTCACCCCTGCAATGGTGGCGCAACAAGGAGCATCGCTTTCCTGCTGTGGCCAGACTGGCACGGAAATACTTGTCTATACCTGCAACTTCCGTGTCCGCCAATCGGGCCTTTGCCCCTAGGGAGTCCCCAGTGACCCAAAGAAGGGCCACACTGGGGTCTAAACACCTTGACcacattttgtttcttcatcagaacactgACTATGTGGATCTGCTGAAAGGTGGCTCCTCTGCACGCGAAAATGAGCAGTGGAACAGTGTCAGTGGAAACCAAAGCAGAGAAAGTATTTACCAGACTCTAGTGTCCTATGAAAGTAAGGTTCGCGTGTCTGAGGAGGAGTCATGA
- the LOC132140899 gene encoding zinc finger BED domain-containing protein 4-like isoform X2 — MDLPPQRHPGSHNGQILRRRMQRFLPFSDRRTSKVWNHYTQLSLYRVECNHCKRQLSFHNSTTSMREHLGRKHSIREGAVPPHNTAGIPTPAALHSHIQTSLHGNRCNTTGNAPFQPVLPVTVKEEQEEILAADMVETNPARTTYAPDCAAGSGASSSNAIVHQETDLGCLMYNFPAGEMSSTAGGSSIRSGTRACSNKRAEVLTDLILEMVFRDLQPLSVVEERGFKLLLSCLEPNYPVPSPSLLGSLLWHRYHNLKQCLQQHLQTSLASHCLTLCTEYWRSVDVCGVDGDGQYYLTVSAHFVDSHWRLARCVLETRPVAEFKGNPSEKGQASFADTLRAVLSEFQLPENFVFCVVHDTPSGSESRGQDNMAIDQEYQQEFAGPSHPPPGNLPEGWTPLLCAGQALKLCVQEGLCVETVRQALSDARAIVLHFQHDVNASTALSQKAEAVNKQSACLVLNDPGRWTTAIEMCESLLDLKWVISSVLEEQKVATNLADHQWRLVHELVPVLKTVRIAASFLSEDINGPISALMPCLQGVSRLLGKKIAECTCPVVRGVMERIRAGMDKRWSLSDEDALLDCSAVLSSFLDPRFKELRFLSPHARSKLHDKVKELLSVQAFTSNEGMNGERRQSMVMEEPVDEHGEPADFGLDDPLPIPAMASLDSPESVGSAEEGDIIELQPSEPFVAVSSPEQVNENTLEVGSPFKNASDRKRRSSGTSMTSPLRGDLHLTPRIRMSPLPQSMYDILLGEDPTERMPEIHQQLENYIAEPLCRRSLSPLQWWRNKEHRFPAVARLARKYLSIPATSVSANRAFAPRESPVTQRRATLGSKHLDHILFLHQNTDYVDLLKGGSSARENEQWNSVSGNQSRESIYQTLVSYESKVRVSEEES, encoded by the coding sequence ATGGATCTCCCACCTCAAAGGCATCCTGGAAGTCACAACGGTCAAATTCTTCGTCGGAGAATGCAACGTTTTTTACCATTTTCTGATCGGCGCACATCAAAAGTGTGGAACCACTACACACAGTTAAGTCTGTATCGTGTTGAGTGCAACCACTGTAAAAGGCAGCTTTCCTTTCACAACAGCACTACTTCCATGAGAGAACACTTGGGACGCAAACACAGTATTCGGGAAGGAGCCGTTCCCCCTCACAACACAGCAGGCATTCCCACTCCTGCAGCATTGCATTCTCACATTCAGACCTCTTTACATGGTAACAGATGTAACACCACAGGCAATGCTCCATTTCAACCAGTGCTACCTGTTACTGTCAAGGAGGAGCAGGAAGAAATACTGGCAGCTGATATGGTGGAGACCAATCCTGCCCGGACAACATATGCCCCTGATTGTGCAGCAGGAAGTGGTGCTTCCAGTTCAAATGCCATTGTACACCAAGAAACAGATTTGGGCTGCCTAATGTATAATTTTCCTGCAGGGGAGATGAGCAGCACTGCTGGAGGCAGCAGCATCCGCAGTGGCACAAGGGCCTGCAGCAACAAGCGAGCAGAGGTATTGACCGATCTTATCTTGGAAATGGTCTTCAGAGACCTTCAGCCATTGTCTGTGGTGGAAGAAAGGGGGTTCAAGCTCTTACTGAGTTGCCTAGAGCCTAACTACCCTGTGCCTTCTCCATCTCTGCTTGGAAGTCTACTTTGGCATCGCTACCACAACCTCAAGCAATGCCTTCAGCAGCATCTACAGACAAGTCTCGCTTCTCACTGTCTGACCCTCTGCACTGAATACTGGCGATCTGTAGATGTGTGTGGGGTTGATGGGGATGGTCAGTACTACCTTACAGTCAGTGCTCATTTTGTCGACTCTCACTGGCGCCTGGCTCGTTGTGTGCTCGAGACCCGACCGGTAGCAGAATTTAAAGGAAACCCTTCTGAGAAAGGGCAAGCGAGCTTTGCGGACACCTTGAGAGCAGTCCTCTCTGAGTTCCAGCTTCCAGAAAACTTTGTTTTCTGTGTCGTGCATGACACCCCCAGTGGATCTGAGTCCAGAGGGCAGGACAATATGGCCATTGATCAGGAATATCAGCAAGAATTTGCTGGACCCAGCCATCCTCCTCCGGGCAATCTTCCAGAGGGATGGACACCACTGCTTTGTGCAGGACAAGCCCTGAAACTCTGTGTCCAGGAAGGACTTTGTGTGGAGACTGTCAGACAAGCTCTGTCAGATGCTCGTGCCATCGTCCTACATTTCCAGCACGATGTGAATGCTTCTACAGCACTGAGCCAGAAAGCAGAGGCTGTTAATAAACAGTCCGCATGCCTGGTCTTGAATGATCCAGGGCGCTGGACCACAGCCATTGAGATGTGCGAAAGTCTGCTGGACCTCAAGTGGGTAATAAGCTCTGTCCTAGAGGAGCAAAAAGTAGCAACAAATCTGGCAGATCACCAGTGGCGTCTTGTACATGAACTGGTTCCCGTGCTCAAAACAGTTCGCATTGCAGCATCGTTTTTGAGTGAGGACATCAATGGACCCATTTCAGCCCTAATGCCGTGCCTGCAAGGAGTTTCTCGGCTCCTGGGAAAGAAAATTGCAGAGTGCACCTGTCCAGTGGTTAGGGGAGTTATGGAGAGAATTCGTGCTGGTATGGACAAACGTTGGAGTCTGAGTGATGAAGATGCTCTTTTGGACTGCTCTGCTGTATTGTCCTCATTTCTGGACCCACGTTTTAAAGAGTTGCGGTTTCTCAGCCCACATGCTCGCAGCAAGTTGCATGACAAAGTGAAAGAGCTGCTATCTGTTCAGGCTTTCACAAGTAACGAAGGAATGAATGGAGAGAGGAGACAAAGTATGGTAATGGAAGAGCCTGTGGATGAACATGGAGAACCTGCAGATTTTGGATTGGATGATCCTTTGCCAATTCCTGCAATGGCTTCTTTAGATTCTCCAGAATCAGTTGGATCGGCAGAGGAAGGTGACATCATTGAGCTGCAACCGAGCGAGCCCTTTGTTGCTGTATCATCTCCAGAACAGGTCAATGAAAACACGCTTGAGGTTGGATCACCTTTCAAGAATGCCAGTGACCGTAAAAGACGTTCTAGCGGGACCAGTATGACCTCGCCACTGAGAGGGGATTTACATCTCACGCCTCGTATACGGATGAGTCCTCTTCCGCAGAGTATGTACGATATTCTTCTGGGCGAGGATCCTACTGAGCGAATGCCAGAGATTCACCAGCAGCTGGAGAATTACATAGCAGAGCCACTTTGCCGACGAAGTCTCTCACCCCTGCAATGGTGGCGCAACAAGGAGCATCGCTTTCCTGCTGTGGCCAGACTGGCACGGAAATACTTGTCTATACCTGCAACTTCCGTGTCCGCCAATCGGGCCTTTGCCCCTAGGGAGTCCCCAGTGACCCAAAGAAGGGCCACACTGGGGTCTAAACACCTTGACcacattttgtttcttcatcagaacactgACTATGTGGATCTGCTGAAAGGTGGCTCCTCTGCACGCGAAAATGAGCAGTGGAACAGTGTCAGTGGAAACCAAAGCAGAGAAAGTATTTACCAGACTCTAGTGTCCTATGAAAGTAAGGTTCGCGTGTCTGAGGAGGAGTCATGA